A single Pseudomonas brassicacearum DNA region contains:
- a CDS encoding SIR2 family NAD-dependent protein deacylase — MATTYLKYFPKPVLDDLVNGRWLPIIGAGMSLNAHVTSGQRPPLWGELGKLLEEDLIDFSSSGALDAISAYEHELGRARLMDKLTQVLLIHEAQPGKAHKSFCSIPFDIVCTTNFDFLLEQEYRLGPNTVYPILEEEQLSLNSSKAGVNLLKLHGDLHHPRRMVVTEADYDGFLANYPLFATYLANLLITKTAVLVGYSLDDPDFRQIWHVVTQRLGRTRRFAYTIVVGANQSDVSRFERRGVKVINLPGTRDKYGEILAVAFDELRELLRDKAFTVMKATEERAMQELSLPRSASSRLCFFSLPLDVLPFYKDQVFPALEDINLVPITADGVISPGDMVIAKLDALIDRSIAMVIDLSSNWTIVELKMALNRAASRRREGRPLTLIVVMREGQQLPTALEGVMAIYRPDLLTSQSEDFARNLVLTLERALPSDGDSQLDEARRLFRVKAYRAAIVSAITYLEGELRKVLRIGDEETALKLHLSLIGMIKSAVNRGLISGEALPNLQDWIQLRNGIVHSKEGLEVSRGMAKTIVDGVIRIVSEFHRQ; from the coding sequence GTGGCCACAACTTACCTCAAGTATTTCCCCAAGCCGGTTCTAGACGACCTGGTGAACGGCAGGTGGCTGCCAATTATCGGTGCCGGAATGTCTCTTAATGCACATGTCACATCGGGTCAAAGACCGCCGCTTTGGGGTGAGCTAGGGAAGCTTCTGGAGGAGGACTTGATTGATTTCAGCTCCAGTGGAGCCCTAGACGCAATCTCAGCTTATGAGCATGAGCTTGGCCGTGCGAGGTTAATGGACAAGCTCACACAAGTGCTGCTTATCCACGAGGCGCAACCAGGGAAAGCACACAAGAGCTTTTGCTCCATTCCATTCGATATCGTTTGCACAACGAACTTCGATTTTCTGCTGGAGCAGGAATACCGTCTAGGGCCCAATACCGTCTATCCCATCCTTGAAGAGGAACAGCTGTCGCTGAATTCCTCTAAGGCGGGGGTAAACTTGCTGAAACTGCATGGCGATCTTCACCACCCTAGAAGGATGGTGGTTACAGAAGCCGATTACGACGGTTTCCTAGCGAACTACCCGCTCTTTGCAACCTATCTCGCGAACCTTCTGATCACCAAGACAGCGGTATTGGTTGGATATAGCCTTGACGATCCAGATTTTCGGCAAATCTGGCACGTGGTAACACAGCGTTTAGGGCGTACCAGGCGATTTGCCTACACCATCGTTGTTGGCGCGAATCAATCCGATGTCTCTCGATTCGAGCGTCGTGGAGTGAAGGTGATAAACCTGCCAGGTACCCGAGACAAATACGGGGAGATCCTTGCCGTCGCATTCGATGAGCTTCGGGAGCTTTTGAGAGACAAAGCCTTCACGGTGATGAAGGCGACCGAGGAGAGGGCAATGCAGGAGCTGTCGCTGCCGAGGTCAGCGTCCTCACGGCTTTGCTTCTTTTCGTTACCGTTAGATGTTTTACCGTTCTATAAAGATCAAGTCTTCCCAGCTCTTGAGGACATCAACCTCGTCCCGATAACGGCGGATGGGGTGATTTCCCCAGGTGATATGGTCATCGCCAAGCTTGATGCGCTAATTGATAGATCAATTGCCATGGTCATTGATCTATCGTCTAACTGGACAATAGTTGAGCTAAAAATGGCGCTTAACCGTGCTGCGTCTAGGAGGCGTGAGGGGAGGCCGCTCACGCTGATTGTGGTCATGAGAGAAGGGCAGCAATTACCCACCGCATTAGAAGGGGTAATGGCGATCTACCGCCCCGATCTTTTAACCTCTCAATCAGAGGATTTTGCTCGCAACCTGGTCCTAACCCTTGAACGGGCGCTTCCCTCCGACGGTGATTCCCAGTTAGACGAGGCGCGCCGGCTTTTTAGAGTCAAGGCATACCGCGCAGCTATAGTTTCCGCCATCACGTACCTTGAAGGCGAGCTGCGAAAGGTTTTGCGGATCGGAGATGAAGAAACTGCTTTGAAGCTCCACCTGTCTCTGATTGGGATGATAAAAAGTGCGGTTAATCGCGGCCTGATCAGTGGAGAAGCGCTACCAAACCTTCAAGACTGGATTCAGCTTAGGAACGGCATTGTCCATTCGAAGGAGGGGCTAGAAGTTTCCAGAGGAATGGCGAAAACGATTGTTGACGGCGTAATCAGAATCGTAAGCGAATTTCATAGGCAATAG
- the drt2 gene encoding antiviral reverse transcriptase Drt2, protein MDELPWYKPRKYLHFDRPVGQKAALDYVSSPQKVAAHSFYPFITYTSVILKYRLDNDRGVFVKNPKPRPISYSAHLDSHIYAYYCFVLSQLYEKELVRRGLHTSILAFRSIDGKSNIHFAHDAFCEIKAKGECCVLAFDVEKFFDRLDHSRLKAAWAKLLGVGKLPTDHFAVFKSITKSSRVDKVALYDKLGVSIHNPRVEDKRLCSAKRFRDDVRGGGLLATNPESRGIPQGSPISALLSNIYMLEFDLALLSKLSLTESVFYRYCDDILVICDPEKEDEIYEYVNDEIRKLGLNLQEKKTEIRQFAFDAAGKLRSEKPLHYLGFSFDGQREHIRSSSITRYYKKLRKRIWVSKKAMDRCNELRAGRGEPPRELFLRTIYRGYSYLGRRNFISYGFRAANIMDSQSIRKQLRSHWKKLNKLLADARSSSQ, encoded by the coding sequence ATGGACGAGTTGCCGTGGTACAAGCCTAGAAAGTATCTTCACTTTGATCGTCCTGTTGGTCAGAAAGCTGCACTGGATTATGTTTCATCTCCTCAGAAAGTCGCAGCTCATTCGTTTTATCCTTTTATCACCTACACCTCAGTTATTTTGAAGTATCGGTTAGATAATGATCGTGGTGTGTTCGTAAAAAATCCCAAGCCTAGGCCAATCAGTTACTCGGCCCACTTGGACTCGCACATATATGCTTATTACTGCTTCGTTTTAAGCCAGCTGTATGAAAAGGAGCTAGTGCGACGTGGCTTGCATACGTCGATATTGGCTTTTCGTTCCATTGACGGAAAAAGCAATATTCATTTTGCACATGATGCGTTCTGCGAGATCAAGGCTAAGGGAGAGTGCTGCGTTCTTGCATTCGACGTTGAAAAATTCTTTGATCGTCTTGATCATTCACGGTTGAAGGCAGCTTGGGCAAAATTGCTAGGAGTCGGGAAACTTCCAACCGACCATTTTGCGGTTTTCAAATCGATCACCAAAAGCTCTCGCGTCGATAAAGTCGCCCTCTATGATAAGCTCGGTGTGTCTATCCATAATCCACGAGTTGAGGATAAGCGTCTCTGCTCGGCCAAGCGATTTCGTGATGATGTGAGAGGTGGTGGACTTCTTGCTACCAATCCCGAGTCACGCGGCATTCCGCAAGGATCTCCAATAAGTGCGCTCCTGTCCAACATCTATATGTTGGAGTTTGATCTCGCTTTACTTTCCAAATTGTCCTTGACAGAGTCAGTCTTCTATCGTTATTGCGACGACATACTCGTCATATGTGATCCGGAAAAGGAGGATGAAATTTATGAGTATGTGAATGATGAAATTAGAAAGCTGGGGTTGAATTTGCAGGAGAAGAAAACGGAAATTAGACAATTTGCGTTTGATGCTGCTGGTAAACTTCGCTCTGAAAAGCCGTTGCACTACCTTGGTTTTTCGTTTGATGGGCAACGTGAGCATATTCGCTCCTCCTCGATAACGAGATATTATAAGAAGCTTCGCAAGCGTATCTGGGTAAGCAAGAAAGCGATGGATCGTTGCAATGAGCTCCGGGCTGGAAGGGGGGAGCCTCCGCGAGAACTTTTCCTTCGTACTATCTATAGAGGCTATAGCTACCTTGGGCGCAGAAACTTCATATCATATGGGTTTAGGGCTGCGAATATTATGGATTCCCAATCAATTAGGAAGCAGTTGCGCTCCCATTGGAAAAAACTAAACAAGTTGTTGGCTGATGCTAGATCGAGTAGTCAATAA
- a CDS encoding chromosome segregation protein SMC, translating to MNDIQKLKDRREQLTSEVERLRAELLHYETALATPESIQRGRERDVQDQYADRKRKCDSLDFEIDRLSQKIARRENIANHETLMAGYRDAMATWKADEHELNEKRQSVSTRLNEIRQQATDEMAKARQAETEAATAYAQAVAWGDTDGEKTANADAQKAAKNLATVAEQNRRQQLMISALEQELTTIDQHISEAQQEHQKIENKALHLANTVLEEKWNEAAQALLDVGGQLCAARRMIDRDPVALLKLNVPEQGENFSSWAWNDLSERSVRYNVQDVLAL from the coding sequence GTGGAACGCCTGCGAGCCGAACTCTTGCACTATGAGACCGCTCTAGCCACCCCCGAGTCTATCCAGCGAGGCAGGGAGCGGGACGTGCAGGATCAGTACGCCGACCGGAAAAGAAAATGTGATTCGCTGGACTTTGAAATTGATCGGCTGAGTCAAAAAATTGCTCGACGCGAAAACATCGCCAATCACGAAACCCTGATGGCGGGCTACCGCGACGCCATGGCGACGTGGAAAGCCGATGAGCACGAGCTCAACGAAAAGCGCCAGAGTGTCAGCACACGCCTGAATGAAATCCGTCAGCAAGCCACAGACGAAATGGCGAAGGCTCGTCAGGCCGAGACAGAAGCAGCGACTGCCTATGCCCAGGCTGTCGCGTGGGGCGACACCGATGGCGAGAAGACCGCTAACGCTGATGCTCAAAAAGCCGCCAAAAACCTCGCGACGGTAGCCGAACAAAACCGCCGTCAGCAACTGATGATCAGCGCTCTGGAACAAGAGCTGACCACCATCGATCAGCACATATCTGAAGCGCAGCAAGAACATCAAAAAATTGAGAACAAGGCGCTGCACCTCGCAAACACGGTGCTCGAAGAGAAGTGGAATGAGGCCGCTCAGGCATTGCTCGATGTGGGCGGGCAACTCTGTGCGGCGCGTCGAATGATCGACCGGGATCCTGTTGCGCTGCTCAAGCTCAACGTTCCAGAGCAAGGGGAAAATTTTAGCAGTTGGGCCTGGAATGATTTGTCGGAGCGCTCAGTGCGGTACAACGTGCAGGACGTGCTGGCTTTGTAA